The Desulfopila inferna region AAAGATGCTTACACCGAGTCGGTCTGGAAAAAACTGGTACAGTTGAAAAACAAATATGACCCGACCAACATGTTTCGTCTCAATCAGAATATAAAACCGTCTGTCTAACTGTGATTTGCGGGTCCCCAGACAGCCGTCTGCCAGGAAATCGCAAGAATCCTGGAACTTGCGGTGTCTGGTTCGTTAAAGTTTAGGACAGCGAGGAGAAATCAACAACATGAAAGTTGAAACTATACCCGAAGAGAAAACACATTTCCGAATCCACACGAAGGATTTGCGTCATGCTATCAGCCGAGAATATGAGGCAGTGGCTCTAACTCCTGACAAAGGATTTCATTTTCACACAGGAAGACATCTGGCAGAAATTGTTGAATACGCACCCGAATGGCTTGAGGGAATTCCTGGGTCAGTAATCGAATCTTTCGCCGGAACAGGAAACCCTTTTTCAATAGGAGCAATTTTGCCCGGAGAATCAGTGGTTGACATTGGATGCGGGGCTGGTATCGACAGCTTTATCGCTGCAAAAATGGTTGGACCAACTGGCCATGTAATAGGTGTGGATATGACTGAAGCAATGCTGGAAAAAGCCCGCAAAGCTCAGCAAGCAGTAGGCTATTCTCAGCTGCAATTTGAACACGGTGTCATCGAAGAACTGCCTATTGCTGACCGCTGGGCAGATGTAATTATCTCCAATGGCGTTATCAATCTTACCCCCGATAAGAAGCGCGTCATGCAAGAGATGTATCGTGTACTCAAACCAAATGGGCGTTTGCAGATTGCCGATATCATTGTTCAGAAAGAGGTCCCTGAAAGTGCAAAACAAAAGATTGATTTATGGACCGGCTGAATAGCCGGTGCTCTTCTGGAAGAAGAGCTCGAAGCACTGGTCCAGTCCAGCGGATTCAAAGATTTTGCTATCACTTGGCGCAAAGATGTCTTTAGAGGTGCGCCGCAGGCGGGCAGTGCTGCTAATTTCGGGACACTTGGCATTAACTTCAGGGCGTTGAGATAAAAAGATCCGATCACCCGGCCTTATTTTTTAAAAAGGCTTTGGTTCTCTTTATCTCCCAGGTTGCTGGGCGATCGGCGAAAACTCACCATAACAATATGTTTTCATATGATTTCACAGCTTAAAACTGAGCTTGCCAGTACCCCTTCACGAAAAACTGGTATTAAAGTTTTCCTGATAACTGTGAGCGCACTTGTTGCCTTCGCCGCAAATTCTGTCCTGTGTCGATTTGCTCTGGGTACCGGGATTATTGATGCCGCAGCATTTACGAGCATTCGTCTGATAGCAGGAGCTGTCGTCCTCTGTCTCATCATTCTCCTTCGTACCAGTCATCTCCCACAAACCAGCAAGGGGAGCTGGTTCGCCAGCTTCATGTTGTTTACTTATGCAGTAACATTCTCGTATGCCTACATTGATTTGGATACGGGAACCGGAGCTCTTATTTTATTTGGTGCTGTGCAGATTTCGATGATCTGTTTATCGATAGTGAAAGGTAACAGGTTGCAAATTATTGAATGGTTCGGTGTAGCCTTTGCTTGTATGGGATTGGTGTATCTTGTACTGCCGAGTATTTCAACACCATCCGCGCCCGGCTTCCTGCTTATGGCAACTGCGGGCAGCGCCTGGGGTGTATACACCCTTAAAGGGCGAGGCTCTTTAAACCCGCTTGCAGATACTGCCTATAATTTTTTGCGCACACTACCGCTGGTCATAATTCTTGTAATCATTACCTACCGTAACTTCCACTTTACGGTCCAAGGT contains the following coding sequences:
- a CDS encoding methyltransferase domain-containing protein, with the translated sequence MKVETIPEEKTHFRIHTKDLRHAISREYEAVALTPDKGFHFHTGRHLAEIVEYAPEWLEGIPGSVIESFAGTGNPFSIGAILPGESVVDIGCGAGIDSFIAAKMVGPTGHVIGVDMTEAMLEKARKAQQAVGYSQLQFEHGVIEELPIADRWADVIISNGVINLTPDKKRVMQEMYRVLKPNGRLQIADIIVQKEVPESAKQKIDLWTGUIAGALLEEELEALVQSSGFKDFAITWRKDVFRGAPQAGSAANFGTLGINFRALR
- a CDS encoding DMT family transporter; its protein translation is MISQLKTELASTPSRKTGIKVFLITVSALVAFAANSVLCRFALGTGIIDAAAFTSIRLIAGAVVLCLIILLRTSHLPQTSKGSWFASFMLFTYAVTFSYAYIDLDTGTGALILFGAVQISMICLSIVKGNRLQIIEWFGVAFACMGLVYLVLPSISTPSAPGFLLMATAGSAWGVYTLKGRGSLNPLADTAYNFLRTLPLVIILVIITYRNFHFTVQGAALAVISGGITSGMGYTIWYTALRDLTATQAAVAQLSVPVIAALGGVIFMAELITLRLSISSIMILGGIFLVVIGPSLTHQRLPKEPLSQKGEN